A genomic window from candidate division WOR-3 bacterium includes:
- a CDS encoding NAD(P)/FAD-dependent oxidoreductase, whose amino-acid sequence MMLNKIYDVIVIGGGPSGSFSSLKLSEKGIKTLLIEKKKIIGEPIQCGEGISKFAFDENKIKKEDFFIDRKIKGSKTFTPSGYYLIFPIEGYLIKRNKFDLYLAQLSKEKGTEVKIDEKVLSINKIQNYFKVISNKSEYYSRYIILATGYYEDIKGISYPPIKKIVAIEYRFKKNSFDDEYLYFYFGDDFKPFYGWVFFHNEETGIGTGFYGKNNNLKGIQKLIEKFGFKNREKVKKIAGKIPFSKPLFPKDYKGILRVGDAIGAVHPYTAGGIHGALTTGRIAAETLIDYFEKEGINEIYYKKLKELPLFRDSLWNKQNKLFSKNSKEWDEIGKLMHKRIYSKTPWIRAIFYLFFNPFSTFNLLFFLNLQKEFKFSENYSY is encoded by the coding sequence ATGATGTTAAACAAAATCTACGATGTAATTGTAATAGGAGGAGGACCTTCAGGTTCCTTTTCCTCCCTCAAACTCTCTGAGAAGGGAATAAAAACCCTTTTAATTGAAAAGAAAAAAATAATAGGAGAACCGATTCAATGCGGAGAAGGAATTTCTAAATTTGCCTTTGATGAAAATAAAATAAAAAAAGAAGATTTCTTTATAGATAGAAAAATAAAAGGTTCCAAAACCTTTACCCCAAGTGGGTATTACCTGATTTTCCCCATTGAAGGCTACCTTATAAAAAGAAATAAATTCGACCTCTACCTTGCTCAATTATCCAAAGAAAAAGGAACTGAAGTTAAAATAGATGAAAAAGTATTGTCTATCAATAAAATACAAAATTATTTTAAAGTAATTTCTAATAAAAGTGAATATTATTCAAGGTATATAATTTTGGCAACTGGTTATTATGAGGATATTAAGGGAATTAGTTATCCTCCAATTAAGAAAATAGTTGCTATAGAATACAGGTTTAAAAAGAATAGTTTTGATGATGAGTATCTTTATTTTTATTTTGGAGATGATTTCAAACCATTCTATGGTTGGGTTTTTTTTCATAATGAAGAAACAGGAATAGGGACTGGTTTTTATGGAAAAAATAATAATTTAAAAGGGATTCAAAAACTTATTGAAAAATTTGGATTTAAAAACAGAGAAAAAGTAAAAAAAATAGCAGGCAAAATTCCTTTTTCAAAACCTTTATTTCCTAAGGATTATAAAGGTATATTGAGGGTCGGAGATGCAATAGGAGCAGTCCATCCATATACTGCAGGTGGTATTCACGGAGCTCTCACTACAGGAAGAATAGCTGCTGAAACATTAATAGATTATTTTGAAAAAGAGGGAATTAATGAGATTTATTATAAAAAATTAAAAGAATTACCACTATTCAGGGATTCACTGTGGAATAAACAAAATAAATTATTTTCAAAAAACTCAAAGGAATGGGATGAAATAGGTAAATTAATGCATAAAAGAATTTATTCAAAAACTCCCTGGATTAGAGCAATTTTCTATTTATTTTTTAATCCTTTTTCTACATTTAACCTTTTATTTTTTTTAAATTTGCAAAAAGAGTTTAAGTTTTCAGAAAATTATTCCTATTAA
- the ahcY gene encoding adenosylhomocysteinase, producing MLKEGLNKILWAQKNMPVLLSIRERFKKDKILKDIKISACLHVTSETANLVITLKEAGAEVALCASNPLSTKDDVAYALREEYGIKVFAKYGATKEEYYEHIEKALSIEPDITLDDGADLTSFLHQNFEKFGKNIKGGTEETTTGVIRLKSMEKNNVLKYPIIAVNDSRTKYLFDNRYGTGQSTIDGILRATNILLAGKNFVVCGYGWCGRGVAMRARGMGAKVIVTEVDPIKALEAKMDGFDVMKIEKASLIGDIFVTVTGNKNVIDIPHIKNMKNGVILANSGHFNVEINVEGLKKIAKKIEKIRENVEKYTLEDGKEIFLLSEGRLVNLAAAEGHPPDVMDMSFSNQALACEYIVKNYKKIEKKVYTLPLEIDREIARLKLESMGVEIDELTEEQKKYLESWEEGT from the coding sequence ATGCTAAAAGAAGGACTAAACAAAATACTCTGGGCTCAAAAAAATATGCCTGTTCTTTTATCAATAAGAGAAAGATTTAAAAAAGATAAAATACTTAAAGATATTAAAATTTCTGCTTGTCTCCATGTAACTTCTGAAACAGCAAATCTGGTTATTACCTTAAAGGAAGCAGGGGCAGAGGTTGCCTTATGTGCTTCAAATCCTCTTTCAACCAAAGATGATGTTGCTTATGCCTTAAGAGAAGAATACGGAATTAAAGTTTTTGCAAAATATGGAGCCACAAAAGAAGAATATTATGAGCATATTGAAAAAGCATTATCAATTGAGCCTGATATAACTCTTGATGATGGTGCAGATTTAACTTCTTTTTTGCATCAAAATTTTGAAAAATTTGGTAAAAATATAAAGGGTGGAACAGAAGAAACTACTACCGGGGTCATAAGACTAAAAAGTATGGAAAAAAATAATGTGCTTAAATACCCAATAATAGCAGTAAATGATTCAAGAACTAAATATTTATTTGATAATAGATACGGAACAGGTCAGAGCACAATAGATGGAATTTTAAGAGCTACCAATATTTTGCTTGCTGGCAAAAATTTTGTTGTTTGCGGATACGGATGGTGTGGAAGGGGTGTTGCAATGAGAGCAAGGGGAATGGGAGCTAAAGTTATTGTTACAGAAGTTGATCCAATAAAAGCCCTTGAAGCAAAAATGGATGGTTTTGATGTAATGAAAATAGAGAAAGCAAGTTTAATAGGTGATATATTTGTTACTGTAACTGGAAATAAAAATGTTATTGATATCCCTCATATAAAGAATATGAAAAATGGAGTAATTTTAGCAAATTCAGGGCATTTTAATGTGGAGATCAATGTTGAAGGTCTTAAAAAAATTGCCAAAAAAATTGAAAAGATCAGAGAAAATGTGGAAAAATACACCCTTGAAGATGGAAAGGAAATTTTCTTATTGAGTGAAGGGCGCCTTGTCAATCTTGCAGCAGCAGAAGGTCATCCACCTGATGTTATGGATATGAGTTTTTCCAACCAAGCTCTTGCCTGTGAATATATAGTAAAAAACTACAAAAAAATTGAGAAAAAAGTTTATACTCTGCCTCTTGAAATTGATAGAGAAATAGCAAGATTAAAATTAGAAAGCATGGGGGTAGAAATAGATGAATTAACAGAGGAACAAAAAAAATACCTTGAATCCTGGGAAGAAGGAACTTAA
- a CDS encoding M14 family zinc carboxypeptidase produces MYNFIISLLIFSSNLTVLQIFVPGENLVPFFLQNGLQEIKRYDRNKGLLEGVCDKKIIDFLEKNGIDYITMIPDLEEDFKNKMQNKIDFGPYYTYSEAVNALNTIHNNFPNLTTSPLNIGTTWENRIIYAMKISDNPTENENEPAVLLTGVHHAREPIGCSIVLEFAKYLLNNYGVDPDITWLIDNRELWIVPVVNPDGYVYNETSNGSWRKNRRNNGGGIYGVDLNRNYGYMWGYDNNGSSPYPSDETYRGPSPFSEPETQAMRGLCNSIKPVIALNYHSWSNYLLFPWGYDNYYTPDDALFRAMSIEMTKRSGYEYGTPWELLYTANGDSDDWMYGEQNEKPKILAFTPEVGEAFWQPDTNIIKEQIDENLPMNMFVLKAAGHFITIDSLKFVDQNGERIINRKDTINLTFWLRNWGINGNLTNVTGLLKSTGTCAKVIDSLINFPDIPAFPGNSVSNSIPFKLVVHDSFPDSSAIPLNLTIQGNPGFSRVYNFYISNPRTPIILFYDGYETGLSNWIQGGTPQTWQRTTNNPHSGYYSLTDSPGNYGDNINTWIRTASPINLNVNTDSIKLIFWTRYSIESGWDYAYTEVSTNGSTWNSLISFTGSQTNWKKIVLDLTPYKGNQIYIRFRLWSDNYINYDGIYIDDVSVVFKKGPYFADCPQISVYEKGSDILRESVYPEVKTIKFFSMKAKISGEYKIKIFDVNGRKIKEDFVYLKKGEEYRFKPSVKGAYFFKIETKLFNNRGKFIAD; encoded by the coding sequence ATGTATAATTTTATAATTTCTCTTTTAATCTTTTCTTCAAACCTAACAGTCTTACAAATTTTTGTTCCAGGGGAAAATCTTGTTCCTTTTTTTCTTCAAAATGGATTGCAAGAAATAAAAAGATATGATAGAAACAAAGGACTACTTGAAGGAGTTTGCGATAAAAAAATTATAGATTTTCTTGAAAAAAATGGAATTGATTATATAACAATGATTCCTGACCTTGAAGAAGATTTTAAAAATAAAATGCAGAATAAAATAGATTTTGGTCCATACTATACTTATTCAGAAGCTGTTAATGCTCTTAATACAATACACAATAATTTTCCAAATCTTACAACTTCTCCTTTAAATATTGGAACAACATGGGAAAATAGAATAATTTACGCAATGAAAATTTCTGATAATCCAACAGAGAATGAAAATGAACCTGCTGTTTTATTAACAGGAGTTCACCATGCAAGAGAACCCATAGGATGCTCAATTGTCCTTGAATTTGCAAAGTATCTTCTTAATAACTATGGAGTTGACCCTGATATAACATGGCTTATTGATAATAGAGAGCTATGGATTGTTCCTGTAGTTAATCCTGATGGTTATGTTTATAATGAAACATCCAATGGGTCTTGGAGAAAAAATAGAAGAAATAATGGCGGAGGTATATACGGAGTTGATTTAAACAGAAATTATGGTTATATGTGGGGATACGATAATAACGGTTCTTCACCTTATCCATCTGATGAAACTTATAGGGGACCATCTCCTTTTTCAGAACCGGAAACCCAGGCAATGAGAGGATTATGTAATTCAATAAAGCCTGTTATAGCATTAAATTATCACTCCTGGTCAAATTACTTACTTTTCCCATGGGGTTATGATAACTATTATACACCAGATGATGCACTATTCAGAGCAATGAGTATTGAAATGACAAAAAGAAGTGGTTATGAATATGGAACACCTTGGGAACTTCTTTATACAGCAAATGGAGATTCTGACGACTGGATGTATGGAGAACAAAATGAAAAACCAAAAATTTTAGCCTTTACTCCTGAGGTAGGTGAAGCTTTCTGGCAACCTGATACAAATATAATAAAGGAACAGATAGATGAAAATTTGCCAATGAATATGTTTGTTCTTAAAGCTGCTGGACACTTTATTACAATAGATTCTCTTAAATTTGTTGACCAGAATGGGGAGAGAATTATTAATAGAAAAGATACAATCAATTTAACTTTCTGGTTAAGAAATTGGGGAATAAATGGAAATCTAACAAATGTAACTGGGCTTTTAAAATCAACAGGAACATGTGCAAAAGTAATTGACTCATTAATAAACTTTCCAGATATACCAGCATTTCCCGGAAATTCTGTATCAAACTCTATTCCATTTAAATTAGTGGTTCATGATTCTTTTCCTGACTCTTCTGCTATACCCCTGAATTTAACCATACAAGGAAATCCAGGATTTTCAAGAGTTTACAATTTTTACATAAGTAACCCCCGAACACCTATAATCCTTTTTTATGATGGTTATGAAACAGGACTCTCTAACTGGATTCAAGGAGGAACTCCTCAAACATGGCAAAGAACAACAAATAACCCCCATTCAGGTTATTACTCACTTACGGATAGTCCAGGAAACTATGGAGATAACATAAATACCTGGATAAGGACTGCTTCACCAATTAATCTAAATGTTAATACTGATTCAATTAAACTTATATTCTGGACAAGATATTCTATTGAATCAGGTTGGGATTATGCATATACTGAAGTTTCAACAAATGGTTCTACATGGAATTCACTAATTTCTTTTACAGGTTCACAAACAAATTGGAAAAAAATAGTTCTTGACTTAACACCTTATAAAGGAAATCAAATTTATATAAGGTTCAGATTGTGGAGTGATAATTATATTAATTATGACGGAATATACATTGATGATGTTTCTGTTGTTTTTAAAAAGGGACCATATTTTGCTGACTGTCCTCAAATAAGTGTTTATGAAAAAGGCTCTGATATTTTAAGGGAAAGTGTATATCCTGAAGTAAAGACAATAAAGTTTTTCTCAATGAAGGCAAAAATTTCAGGCGAATATAAAATAAAAATCTTTGATGTAAATGGAAGAAAAATTAAAGAAGATTTTGTATATCTGAAAAAAGGTGAGGAATACAGATTCAAACCTTCTGTAAAAGGAGCTTACTTCTTTAAAATAGAAACAAAACTATTTAATAATAGGGGGAAATTTATAGCAGATTAA